A genomic window from Populus nigra chromosome 7, ddPopNigr1.1, whole genome shotgun sequence includes:
- the LOC133698676 gene encoding probable inactive chitinase-like protein LaCIC — protein sequence MKIWVFSVFSLLLSRFLGVSAEQCGRQAGGALCPGGQCCSQFGWCGNTDAYCGSGCQSQCGGSGGGGDLTSIISREKFNEMLKHRNDGGCPAKGFYTYDAFISAAKAFPGFGTTGDVATRKREIAAFFGQTSHETTGGWQTAPDGPYAWGYCYVREQNPGSYCAPSSTYPCASGKQYYGRGPMQLSWNYNYGQCGRAIGVDLLNNPDLVATDPVISFKTAIWFWMTPQSPKPSCHNVITGRWSPSGADSAAGRVPGYGVLTNIINGGLECGKGWKQQVEDRIGFYKRYCDILGVGYGSNLDCYNQRPFGNGLLDLVDTM from the exons ATGAAGATTTGGGTCTTCTCAGTTTTCTCTCTATTACTGTCCCGTTTCCTAGGAGTCTCAGCTGAGCAATGTGGAAGGCAGGCTGGGGGTGCCCTTTGTCCGGGAGGTCAATGTTGTAGCCAATTTGGTTGGTGTGGCAACACTGATGCTTACTGCGGTAGCGGCTGTCAAAGCCAATGTGGTGGTAGTGGCGGTGGAGGAGACCTTACTAGTATCATCTCAAGAGAAAAGTTCAACGAGATGCTCAAACATAGAAATGATGGCGGATGCCCGGCAAAGGGATTTTACACTTACGATGCTTTCATCTCAGCCGCCAAGGCCTTCCCTGGCTTTGGCACTACTGGTGATGTTGCCACTCGTAAAAGGGAGATTGCTGCTTTCTTCGGCCAGACCTCTCATGAAACTACTG GAGGATGGCAAACTGCACCTGATGGCCCATACGCTTGGGGATATTGTTACGTGAGGGAACAAAATCCAGGATCTTACTGTGCTCCAAGCTCCACATATCCATGTGCTAGTGGCAAGCAATATTACGGCCGAGGTCCTATGCAACTTTCATG GAACTACAACTACGGGCAATGTGGAAGAGCCATAGGGGTGGATCTATTAAACAATCCTGACCTTGTTGCAACTGATCCAGTAATCTCCTTCAAGACAGCAATTTGGTTTTGGATGACACCACAGTCTCCAAAGCCCTCATGCCACAATGTCATCACGGGAAGATGGTCACCTTCTGGTGCTGATTCGGCAGCTGGCCGGGTTCCAGGCTATGGTGTGTTAACAAACATCATCAATGGCGGGCTTGAATGCGGTAAGGGGTGGAAGCAACAAGTGGAGGATCGTATTGGGTTCTACAAGAGGTACTGTGATATCCTCGGAGTTGGCTATGGAAGTAATCTTGACTGCTACAACCAAAGACCATTTGGAAATGGACTTCTGGACTTGGTTGACACCATGTGA
- the LOC133698677 gene encoding NAC domain-containing protein 6-like: MDEMPLQLDLPGFRFHPTEEELLDFYLKNMVFGRKMRLDVIGYLNIYRHDPSELPGLSKVGEREWYFFVPRDRKHGNGGRPNRTTQNGFWKATGSDRKIVSLSDPKRMIGFRKTLVFYKGRAPRGSKTDWVMNEYRLPEYSSPLPKDIVLCKIYRKATSLKVLEQRAAMEEEMKTIHASPSSSLDTMSFCSQPEDPVPPELPSQHLVFKKEIEDDIIRYEKPREIKGPSLQLPMGTDKLPELQVPSKLSMEWNQDPIWSLNSPWLQNLIPYADILNF, translated from the exons ATGGATGAAATGCCATTACAGCTTGATCTTCCAGGCTTCCGTTTCCATCCAACTGAAGAGGAACTTCTTGATTTCTACCTCAAAAATATGGTTTTCGGTAGAAAAATGCGTCTAGATGTTATTGGCTACCTCAACATCTATCGTCATGATCCTTCGGAGTTGCCAG GTTTGTCAAAGGTTGGGGAGAGGGAGTGGTATTTTTTTGTGCCTCGAGATAGGAAACATGGCAACGGAGGAAGGCCTAATAGGACCACACAAAATGGATTCTGGAAGGCTACTGGTTCTGATAGGAAAATCGTGAGCTTATCGGACCCGAAGAGAATGATCGGATTTAGAAAGACTCTTGTTTTCTATAAGGGAAGAGCACCGAGAGGGTCCAAGACCGATTGGGTGATGAACGAGTATCGCCTGCCTGAATATTCAAGCCCCCTGCCCAAG GACATAGTATTGTGCAAGATATATAGGAAGGCAACTTCGTTGAAAGTTCTAGAGCAAAGGGCAGCAATGGAAGAAGAAATGAAGACAATTCATGCATCTCCATCATCATCTTTGGACACCATGTCATTTTGCAGTCAGCCAGAAGATCCAGTCCCACCAGAATTGCCTTCGCAACacttggttttcaagaaagagATAGAAGATGACATTATTAGATATGAAAAGCCAAGGGAGATTAAAGGGCCAAGTCTTCAATTACCCATGGGGACGGACAAGTTACCAGAGCTCCAAGTTCCCAGCAAATTGAGCATGGAGTGGAACCAAGATCCAATTTGGTCCCTAAATAGTCCCTGGCTTCAAAATTTGATCCCTTATGCAGACATTTTGAATTTCTAA